The sequence below is a genomic window from Methylophilus sp. DW102.
ACGCAGTTTGGTCCAAATGCTTCGCGTCCGATTATCCGTGGCCTGGACGGCGAGCGTGTGCGTATCATGCAAAACGGTGTCGGCATTCTGGATGCCTCGTCACTGAGTTTTGACCATGCAGTGGGCGTGGATCCATTGATTATTGAGCAAATTGATGTGGTGCGAGGCCCGGCAGCGTTGCTGTATGGCGGCAGTGCCATGGGCGGTGTCGTCAACGCCATTGACCACCGTATCCCTAAAGAATCCCTTAATGGCTATACCGGCCGCGCTGAAACCAGGTTTGGCGGGCCAGACAATACGCGCAATGGCGCTGCGGTGGTCGATGTGGGCAATGGCCTGTTTGCATTGCATGCCGATATCTACAGCCGTGAAACCAGCAATCTTGAGATTCCTGGCTATGCGCTTTCCAAGCGCAAGAGTTTGGCCGATGGTACTGCGCGCGATAGTCGCGGCAAGGACAAGCTCAATAATAGTTCTGCCCTGGCCAATGGCGGCGCATTGGGTGCTTCCTGGACCTTTGATACAGGCTATCTGGGGATTTCCTATGCGGACTCCAACAACCACTACGGTACCGTGGCGGAAGAGAATGTCAGAATCAATATGGAAAACAAACGTACGGAGTTGGCAGGTGAAGTGAGAGAGCTCAAGGGACCTGTACAAAAAATCAAGGTGAGAATGGCTTACACCGATTACCAGCACGTAGAAGTTGAGAGTGGGGTGGTTGGAACCACTTTTAAAAACCGTGGTTTGCAGGGTAGCCTGGAAGCCACGCATGTCCCACTGGCGGGCTTGAATGGGGTGGTTGGGTATCAGTTCCAGAATACCCGTTTTCAGGCCTTAGGCGAAGAGGCATTTGTGCCTAGTGTCACCACCGTGGACCAAGGGGCTTATGTCTACGAAGAGTATGCAATCGATAAACACAAAGTCACCTTTGGCGGGCGGTTTGGCGATACCTCGATAGACTCCCATGTCGATGATAAATTCACCCAGGCGTTTAGCAAACACTTTAACCCCAATAGCTTTGCGCTGGGGGGGCTTTACACCATTGATGAATCCTGGAGTGTGACGACCAACTTGTCGCATAACGAGCGTGCACCTAGCTATTTTGAACTGTATGCGAATGGACCACATATTGCGACTGGGCAGGTGGAGGTCGGTAATACTAACCTCAGCAAAGAGCGCTCCAACGGTATTGATGCGCAGCTGAAATGGAAGTCCGGTGGTCACAGTGTGACGCTAGGCGCGTATGCCACCAAATTTAAAAACTTTATCGGCTTGTTTAATACAGGCATTGAGGTGCCGGTGGATGGCGAGCTGTTGCCTGAAGCACAGTTTAGAGCGGTTCCGGCCTTGTTCAAGGGCTTGGAGTTAGAAGGCAAGTTTGCCTTGAACGACGAGTGGACATTAAAAATGCGCGGTGACTACGTGCATGCCAAAGACACGCGTAATAATCAATACTTGCCAAGGATCTCGCCCTTGCGTTTGGGCGGTGGGCTGGATTATCGCCTGGGTCACTGGAATGCTCGCCTCGATGTGCTGCATGCCTTTAAGCAGAATAACGTGGCCGAGAACGAGCTCAAAACCAATGCGTATACTAATGTTAGCGCATTGGTCGCATACAAGTTGCCGGTGAAATTCAATGTGGAGTTGTTTGCCAAGGCGAATAACCTGCTCAATGAAGAGATCCGTGAGCACGCTTCTTTTCTGAAGGATATTGCCCCGTCAGGCGCGAGGGCGGTATTGGTGGGCGCCCGCGCTGACTTTTAAGCGGTGGGACTAACTGCGCCTCTGGACGCCGCATTACGAGGCGCGCAGAGGCGCGACAGATCAAAGCAACAGGCTGACTTGGTCAGCCTGTTGTCATTTAATTGAATAAAATCAAGCCCCAGACTACCGTCAAGTTGATCAATGCCAACAACACGGCAGCACTGCCAATATCTTTGGCTCGCTTGGCCAGCGCATGCCGTTCAATCGACACGCGGTCTACTACCGCTTCAACCGCCGAATTCAGCAGCTCCACAATCATGACCAGTAACACACTGCCCACCATCAGGATGCGGTGCAGGGCTTCAGACTCCAGGTAAAATGCCAGTGGAATCAGCACCAGCGAGAGCCAGACCTCCTGACGGAAAGCATCTTCATGCTTGTAAGCGGCTTTGAAGCCATCCATGGAGTAGCCAAAGGCATTAATCAAGCGCCGGAGGCCGGTTTTGCCTTTGAATGGACTTTCCTGGTGACCTGAAGGGGTGTTGTTTTGCATGGCTTATCTCTAAAATTGCGAACATCAGATTTTAACATGCGCTATGATAGCGCTTTTAGCAGTGTAGTGAGGATCGAACATGGCAAGATTGGTGCAATGTGTGAAACTGGGCAAAGAGCTCGAAGGCATGGATTTTCCGCCTTATCCGGGAGAACTGGGTAAAAAGATTTATATGCATGTGTCTAAAGAAGCTTGGGCAGGCTGGTTAAAACAGCAGACCATGCTGGTCAATGAAAACCGCTTGAGCCTTGCGGACCCGAGTGCACGTAAATATCTATCCGAGCAAACCGAAAAGTACTTTTTTGGCGAAGGCGCAGATGTTGCCACTGGCTATGTGCCTCCTTCTGCCTAGTGAAAATGGTTAATGCGATGAGGCTATAACCGTATCCCGGCCAACAAAAATAAAAAGCACTCCTCGGAGTGCTTTTTATTTGCGGTCTATTACGACTGCGTCTCGCGCTGAATATCTTCTAGGCTGGTATGACGGATATCTTTGCCTTTGACCATATAGACCACGTACTCCGAGATGTTCTTCGCATGGTCACCAATGCGCTCAATGGCTTTTGCCACAAACAGTACTTCAAGTGACATCGAGATCGTACGTGGATCTTCGAGCATGAATGTGATCAACTGACGCATGGCGGCGCGGAATTGTTCATCCACCTGCTCATCCTGTCTGGCGACTTCCACGGTCTGGCTGACATCCAGGCGTGCAAATGAATCCAGCGCTGTACGCAGCATTTCACGCACAATGCCAACCATGGTTTTGATCTCGTTGAACCGTGGTTTGTACATCCGGTCTTGCTCGTAGATACGCTGGGCAGTCCGTGCAATTTTAGTGGCTTCATCACCAATCCGCTCCAGATCCGTGATGGTTTTCACCATCATCATGATCATGCGCAAATCACGTGCTGCAGGTTGTCTGCGCGCAATAATATGGCTGCAGTCTTCATCCACCTGCACCTCTAAAGCGTTGACACGCGCATCGCGCTCCATGACGTCTTTGGCTAGATTGACATCCGCGTTGGTCAGCGACTCCAGTGCATTGACGATTTGCTGCTCAACGACCCCGCCCATTTCCAGAACCTTAGCCCGGACGGACTCCAGTTCAACATCATATTGCTTAGAGGTGTGTTCAAATTGCATGACAAATTTTTCCTAATTATTGTGCCGGTGCAGATTACCAGCCCAATATGACAACTGTATGATAATTTTCAGTGTGCAGAAGTTGCAATTACTTGGTCAGAGTTTTAACGCCGTTTGGCGTGGCCAGCAGCAACACATTGGCCGGGCGTGCTGCGAACAAGCCGTTAGTCACCACCCCTACGATCTGGTTGATCTTGGCTTCCATTGCAATCGGGTCTGTAATGCTCAAGCCATGCACATCAAGGATCAAGTTGCCGTTGTCAGTCGTGAAGTCACGCAATTGGGGTTGACCACCCAGTTTTACCAGTTCACGTGCCACATGGCTGCGAGCCATTGGTAATACTTCTACTGGCAGGGGAAACTTGCCCAATACGGGTACAAATTTGCTTTCGTCGCAGATACAGATGAAAGATTTGGCCACAGCTGCCACGATCTTTTCACGGGTCAATGCACCGCCGCCGCCTTTGAGCATATGCATGTGCTCGGTGATTTCATCGGCGCCATCCACATAAATATCCATGCTGTCGACGCTGTTCAAGTCAAAGACCTCGATACCGTGGTTACGCAGGCGTTGCGCTGTGGCTTCGGAGCTGGCGACTGCGCCGGTGATTTTATGTTTGACTTTGGCCAGTTCGTCGATAAAAAAGTTGGCGGTTGAGCCGGTGCCCACACCAATAATGCCATCCTTGACATAATTGACTGCTGCTTTTGCCACTTCGAGTTTCAATGCGTCTTGTTGTGCTTTATCCATCGCCATGTGCTTCAATCCTTGATTAATTCTTTATAATACAAACAATTCTCTATCATACACTGCAACCTTGCGGTTTTAAAATCTCCACGCATTTCATGACCATCAATTACCGCGAAAAAATCGAACACTCCCACGTCTATGCCGTTGCCAGACATACGCCGCTCGATGAATTGCCCAACTTGTCCTCGCGACTGAATAACCGGGTATTGCTCAAGCGCGAAGATATGCAGCCGGTATTTTCATTCAAGCTGCGCGGTGCCTATAACAAAATGGCCAACCTCTCGGCTGAGGCTTTGCAACGTGGCGTGATTTGCGCCAGTGCCGGAAACCATGCGCAGGGCGTGGCCTTGAGTGCGCAGAAAATGGGCTGCCGTGCCGT
It includes:
- a CDS encoding TonB-dependent receptor, with the translated sequence MLQKRMSARGQQKSLWLALMAALSSPMLVSAEDAKTLDIDNVPVTGNPLGVASDDMVVPVSVLGGRELSLRRQGTLGETLNGIPGVTATQFGPNASRPIIRGLDGERVRIMQNGVGILDASSLSFDHAVGVDPLIIEQIDVVRGPAALLYGGSAMGGVVNAIDHRIPKESLNGYTGRAETRFGGPDNTRNGAAVVDVGNGLFALHADIYSRETSNLEIPGYALSKRKSLADGTARDSRGKDKLNNSSALANGGALGASWTFDTGYLGISYADSNNHYGTVAEENVRINMENKRTELAGEVRELKGPVQKIKVRMAYTDYQHVEVESGVVGTTFKNRGLQGSLEATHVPLAGLNGVVGYQFQNTRFQALGEEAFVPSVTTVDQGAYVYEEYAIDKHKVTFGGRFGDTSIDSHVDDKFTQAFSKHFNPNSFALGGLYTIDESWSVTTNLSHNERAPSYFELYANGPHIATGQVEVGNTNLSKERSNGIDAQLKWKSGGHSVTLGAYATKFKNFIGLFNTGIEVPVDGELLPEAQFRAVPALFKGLELEGKFALNDEWTLKMRGDYVHAKDTRNNQYLPRISPLRLGGGLDYRLGHWNARLDVLHAFKQNNVAENELKTNAYTNVSALVAYKLPVKFNVELFAKANNLLNEEIREHASFLKDIAPSGARAVLVGARADF
- a CDS encoding diacylglycerol kinase; amino-acid sequence: MQNNTPSGHQESPFKGKTGLRRLINAFGYSMDGFKAAYKHEDAFRQEVWLSLVLIPLAFYLESEALHRILMVGSVLLVMIVELLNSAVEAVVDRVSIERHALAKRAKDIGSAAVLLALINLTVVWGLILFN
- a CDS encoding oxidative damage protection protein, with the translated sequence MARLVQCVKLGKELEGMDFPPYPGELGKKIYMHVSKEAWAGWLKQQTMLVNENRLSLADPSARKYLSEQTEKYFFGEGADVATGYVPPSA
- the phoU gene encoding phosphate signaling complex protein PhoU, with the translated sequence MQFEHTSKQYDVELESVRAKVLEMGGVVEQQIVNALESLTNADVNLAKDVMERDARVNALEVQVDEDCSHIIARRQPAARDLRMIMMMVKTITDLERIGDEATKIARTAQRIYEQDRMYKPRFNEIKTMVGIVREMLRTALDSFARLDVSQTVEVARQDEQVDEQFRAAMRQLITFMLEDPRTISMSLEVLFVAKAIERIGDHAKNISEYVVYMVKGKDIRHTSLEDIQRETQS
- the rpiA gene encoding ribose-5-phosphate isomerase RpiA, giving the protein MDKAQQDALKLEVAKAAVNYVKDGIIGVGTGSTANFFIDELAKVKHKITGAVASSEATAQRLRNHGIEVFDLNSVDSMDIYVDGADEITEHMHMLKGGGGALTREKIVAAVAKSFICICDESKFVPVLGKFPLPVEVLPMARSHVARELVKLGGQPQLRDFTTDNGNLILDVHGLSITDPIAMEAKINQIVGVVTNGLFAARPANVLLLATPNGVKTLTK